A segment of the Streptococcus dysgalactiae subsp. dysgalactiae genome:
TTTTGTTTAGCAATATAGCGATACATTTTAATCTAAAAGACAGTTCACGGTAATAGTAGTTATTTTGGTCATCATACTTGATAAAACACCTTTTTAATGGATCGGGCTTCGGTAGTATTTAGCTGGGAGCTCTAATCAGAGGTTGTGTTCTCTACTATTTTTTGCATTTCTTTGCTTTCGTTGAGGAGAGCTTTTACGATTTGCTGATCACGGAGCTTAATTGAATCATTGATAGTTTCTGCTGACTTAACAATGACATTTTCGAGTTGAGCTCGTTTTTTTCGGCCTTGTTCGATAGCAGAGATAATACCATTGTTTTGTGCAACTAGACTTTCTACAAGTGTTGTTACTGATGTTATAGACATGGTAGGGTTTTGCACGGATCTCTCTAAGGCAGGTATAGCTTCTTTACTGGTTTCGGCCAGCATTTGTAAGGCAGCATTGTTAGCATTAATAATGGCATCAGCAGTTACTCCAGATTTTATTGATTGTTGCATCATTCCTATTTGAGCAATGGAAAGTTTCATGGTTGGAATGGTGTTACGGCGTAACATGCCTAGTTTTTGACGCATATCAGAAGATACTTTAACCAGGTTTCGCATCTGTGGTGTTGTTGCCCAAGCAACAAAAAGACGACTTAGATACTCAGTGTGTTGTTGTTCAAGTGTGTTGATTACTTCGGTTGTCCGAGCTAATAAATCAGTTTTTCTTTGGTGTTCAGGTGTTGCATTGTCGAGCGCTGCTAATTCTGTCTGTAACGCCTGAGCACGCTTAGTAGCCTCTTGTTGGCTGGCTTCGACAAAGGCAATAACCCCTACCAGGTTTTCGATAGATTTAGTATTATCCTCAATCAACAGCTCAGCTGAGACAATGTTACGGGCCAGGATATTTTCTTGTTTAACAACATCGGCAGCCATGTTGTCCATTTTTTGTTCGATACTTTGAGCATCAAAATAGAATTCTTGCAGGGTGTTTTTGCCTTGCTTAAATATTTTTTGAATAAGATTTGGCTTCTTATCTAATTCAGCAGGTCCAATGTCTTTATATTTTTTGACAAAGCCATTTAATTCTTGATTGGTGTTTTTGAGCAAATCATCTACTTGAGGGATTTGTAATTTCTTCTGTTCTTTCAAAATATGATGAACAGTTGTATTAACATCTTCAACAGCTGACTGGCCAAAATCTAACAGGCTATTTTGATTAACCATGAAAGAATCTACTAGAGTAGGTACCTTGTTGATAATGGCTGTTTGTTGTTCAGAACTCAACTTTTCAAAGAAAGAGATATTTTTTTCGTCGTCGTTTGATTGTTCGGTAATTATTTCCGTCGTTTTGTCACTTTTACTGATAGCCTTATCGGCAATTGCATCAATATCAAAATTAAATTCAGACATAGTAAACCCCTATTCTTCTAGTTCTTCTTACTTGCGTATTGGTTTTTGTTTTTGCATTATCCTTAGGCTGACATCGAAATCCTTTAGTTCACTTTCGTTCAATTTTCTCAAGGTTTCATCAAGATTTAGGTCAAATTCTTGCAAGGCTTGATATGCTAAAGCTAATCGTTCATCAGCATTGTAGTAGTCTTTTGGGGAGGTTTTAATTTTTATATAGCCGTTTAGGATATCATTAAAATGCTGCATACTGGATTCTTGAAGAGCTTCTAATTCAGCTTTATTATCAGCTGTGGCTATTTTTTCTAAAATATTTTTGTTATCTTGTTGCACATTTTGATAAATTTCTTGAATTTCCGGAGCCTTGTCACGAATGACTTTTTCAGTCAGAATGTCAGTACTAAGAGTATGATCTATTTGTAGTTGCTCTAATTGTAGAATAGTTTCAACTTTGACGTCATCAGCTTTGTGATTAATCCGATGATAGACTTGAGGGGGGATGTCATTTTTTAATTGGTAAGATTCTTCTTTGATGAATTGAATCTTTGATAATAACTGTTGGGCTACCAACTGAAAATTTTTAGTATCGTTTTCTAATAAATAGCGATTTAATAGTTGGCTCTGTTTGTCAGCAAGATGGACGGTGTCCTTAAGATTTTGGATTCTCTTGAGTCGTGCTTGACTTTGCAAAAGTTTTTGCTTTTTCTTGATTTTCCTGAAACCAATTCCTAAAGTTATAGCTGTCGGAATAAGTAAGAAATCTGGTATAAATTTACTGACGGAGCCGAGAGTCACAATATAAACTAATATCCATAACCAGCTCGAGAATAGCGGGAGTCCTTCGAGCAGCCTTTCAAGCCTGTGTTTCATTTGTTCATCATTCCATTTCATATCATTTTGAGAAGGAGGGAATTCCTAACCTTATTCTACCGTAAAAAATGTCTTACTTAAAGCATTTATCGTCTTATGAAGTGACAGTTAAGGGAAATAAGTTAAGAAAGGTAGGTACTGGTGAGGATGTTGTTCGTCTTTTAATGATTTCAAAAGTCATAAAAAGGTATAGAAATGAATTTTTCTTAATCTTTTGGTCGCGGTTAGCTATTTTTATCATTTTTTGCTATAATAAATTGTAAGATAAACTTGCAGGTGAGAGTCCTGCCATGTTGCTCAAGAAAGGTGAAGGCCGCTGCTGTTTTTGGCATGCCGATATCGAAAATATATGACATCAGTAGTAGTTGTTGGTACCCAATGGGGTGATGAAGGTAAAGGAAAAATCACGGACTTTTTATCTGCAGATGCAGAAGTGATTGCGCGTTACCAAGGTGGTGATAATGCTGGACATACTATCGTGATTGACGGTAAGAAGTTCAAATTACACTTGATTCCATCAGGTATTTTCTTCCCTGAAAAAGTTTCTGTTATTGGTAATGGGGTGGTTGTTAATCCAAAATCTTTAGTTAAGGAACTCGCGTACCTTCACGAAGAAGGTGTGACAACGCATAACCTTCGTATTTCTGATAGAGCGCATGTTATCTTGCCATATCATATTAAATTAGATCAGTTGCAAGAAGATGCCAAAGGTGATAATAAAATTGGAACTACTATCAAGGGTATTGGTCCAGCTTATATGGACAAGGCTGCACGTGTCGGAATTCGTATTGCTGATCTTTTAGACAAAGAGATTTTTGCTGAACGCTTAAGCATTAATTTAGCTGAAAAGAATCGTCTTTTTGAAAAAATGTATGATTCAGCAGTACTTGACTTTGATGATATCTTTGAAGAGTACTATGCATATGGTCAAGAAATAAAAAAATATGTGACAGATACTTCTGTGATTTTAAATGATGCGCTTGATGCAGGTAAACGTGTTCTTTTCGAGGGTGCACAAGGGGTTATGCTTGACATTGACCAAGGAACTTACCCATTTGTAACCTCATCTAACCCCGTTGCTGGTGGTGTCACTATTGGTTCTGGGGTTGGCCCAAGTAAAATCAACAAAGTTGTTGGTGTCTGCAAAGCCTACACTAGCCGTGTTGGTGATGGCCCATTCCCAACAGAGCTTTTTGATGAAGTGGGTGAACGTATCCGTGAAGTTGGTCATGAGTACGGTACGACAACAGGTCGTCCACGTCGTGTAGGTTGGTTTGACTCAGTTGTTATGCGCCATAGTCGTCGTGTGTCAGGGATTACTAACCTTTCCCTCAATTCCATTGACGTTCTTTCAGGACTTGATACCGTTAAAATTTGTGTTGCTTACGACTTAGATGGTGAACGTATTGATCACTACCCAGCAAGTCTCGAACAACTCAAACGTTGCAAACCTATCTACGAAGAATTGCCAGGCTGGCAAGAAGATATTACAGGTGTTCGTAGCCTTGATGATCTTCCTGAAAATGCCCGCAACTACGTTCGTCGCGTGGGAGAATTGGTTGGCGTTCGCATTTCAACCTTCTCAGTTGGTCCAGGACGTGAACAGACTAACATTCTGGAATCTGTTTGGGCGTCTATTTAATCATTGTGAGCGAAGAGGAGTTGGACAAGTCGTCCAGCTCCTTTTAGTGTCTTTCCTTTATGATATTTGTCTGTGTTGTTTATGATTTTCAGCTTAAAAATAACATCGTATTCTCTTAGCACGAGTACAAAAAAAGTTTAATGTTCGGTTTTTCTTTTGAAATTAATATTTTTTGATAAAAATAATAGGATAAAACTGATTTTTTTGATATACTAGGTTTTCGGTTCTTTAAAAAACTAAAGGACATCAAAAAAAGAAACTTTATATTTTAGAAGATTAAACATTTAGGAGGTTCATTTTCGTATGAACAAAAAGGTAATGTCACTTGGACTTGTTTCAACAGCTCTCTTAACACTAGGAGCTTGTGGTAATCGCTCTGCCCAAAAAGAGGTTGACCATTCGTTAAAGATTGCTATGATCACAAACCAGACAGGGATTGATGATAAATCATTCAACCAATCAGCTTGGGAAGGATTACAATCGTGGGGCAAGGAAAACAAGCTTGACAAAGGGAAAGGATATGATTATTTCCAATCAGCTAATGAGTCGGAATTTACCACAAATCTTGATTCAGCGGTATCAAGTGGCTATAACCTTATTTTTGGCATTGGTTTTCCTTTGCATGATGCCGTAGTAAAAGCGGCAACGGATAATCCGGAGAGTCAATTTGCTATTGTCGATGATGTCATCGAAGGTAAGAAAAATGTCGCCAGCATCACTTTTTCAGACCATGAAGCTGCTTATTTAGCAGGAGTTGCGGCAGCCAAAACCACAAAGACTAAACAAGTTGGTTTCGTTGGTGGCATGGAAGGTGTCGTGGTTAAACGCTTTGAAAAAGGTTTTGAAGCTGGGGTTAAATCTGTGGATGATACCATCAAGGTAAGAGTTTCTTATGCGGGTTCCTTTGCGGACGCGGCTAAAGGGAAAACGATTGCAGCTGCCCAATATGCTGAAGGTGCTGACGTTATTTATCAAGCAGCCGGCGGCACTGGAGCTGGTGTTTTCAATGAAGCCAAATCGCTCAATGAAAAAAGAGATGAAGCAGATAAAGTTTGGGTTATCGGTGTTGATCGCGACCAAAGTGAAGATGGCAAATACACCTCAAAAGATGGCAAATCATCTAATTTTGTTTTGACATCAAGTATTAAAGAAGTTGGTCAAGCACTTGCGAAAGTTGCTACAAAAACCGCTAAAGGCAAATTCCCAGGTGGTCAAGTGACGACGTTTGGGTTAAAAGAAGCTGGCGTGACGTTGACAACAGACGCTTTATCAGATGAGACGAAAGCTGCTGTTGAAGCGGCCAAAAAAGCTATTATTGAAGGGACCGTTACTGTTCCTGAAAAGTAACAGTCAGATAGCCGTTTAGACAAAAAAGTCACTCGTTTTTAGCGAGTGGCTTTTTGAGTAAAGAAAAGCTGATAGTAATGCGTTTTTAAGTGGTATTCAAAAGAAGCGCGATAGGTTTTTACATTGTCAGCTAGCCAGTAGAATGGGATTGTTCGGTACGCTTTGAGCAATAGTGATGTCAAAAAGCTATAGGCCCTTCTCTCAGAAGTAACAATGAATATTGTGGTTGAGAAAGACAGCTTGATAGTCTTCCAAGTCCTCAGGGTGATAGACCTTAACCTCAGCCATCTCGTACTCCCTGCCTAACAGTTTGTACTTATTTTCGCCGAATTGGTGGAAAGGTAATAGCTGTACTTGGTCGATGTCAAGTTGGTTGAAGAGTTCTGAGAAGGCTCTAGCATCATCTAGGGAATCATTGAATTGAGGAATAACTGGAATCCGTAGAACGATTTCTTTGCCGGCTTGAAAAGCGTAGTTAATGTTTTTGATGATTAAGTCGTTACGAACCCCGGTTACCTTGCGGTGTCTAAGTTGGTCATAATGTTTTAAATCGGTATAAATAAAGTCTACGTAATCAATAAGCGTTACAAATTGATCATGTTTGGCAAAAGCAGTGGTTTCAATTGCGGTGTGGAGACCTGCTGCCTTAGCAGCCTTTAACAGGGCTAAAGCAAAGTCAAACTGAGCAAAGATTTCCCCTCCTGATAGGGTCATGCCGCCGCCAGATTCTTCGTAGAAATCAATATCTTTGAGCACTTCCTCGAGGACCTCATCAACGGTTTTTTCTTGTCCAACGATTTCGGTTCTAAGGCTATCGCTTGTTAGCATTTCCTCAGGTGCTTTTTGCTGAGATTCGGGATTAGCACACCAAGGGCATCTTAAAGGACAGCCTTTCAGAAAAACGGTTGTTCGAATCCCCGGGCCGTCATGGATGCTAAAATGTTGGATATTAAAAACAATACCGCGATCAGTCATAGTGTCTCATCCTTTCGTTATAGGATCATCATAGCAGATAAACGTAAATAAATCAATTACGAATGAAATGAACATTGACTTTTCTTTTAAGAGGATAACTGATACAATGAAAAGGAGGTGAATTATGAATCGATTAGAACAGATTATTCAACTGGTGTCCCAGAAGAAAAAGATAGATGTGAATAGTTTATCGGAGCAGTTAAAGGTTTCGAAAGTAACCATCCGAAAAGACCTTGATAAGCTCGAGAGTAAAGGCTTATTGCGCCGTGAGCATGGCTATGCGGTTTTAAACAGTGGCGATGACCTTAATGTTCGTTTGTCTTACAATTACAACATTAAGCGACGAATTGCAGAAAAAGCAGCTGAATTGGTCCAAGATAATGACACGGTCATGATTGAATCGGGATCAACTTGTGCCCTTTTAGCAGAGGTTCTTTGCCAGACCAAACGCAACATTAAAATCATTACCAATTCTTGCTTTATTGCTAATTACATTCGTCAGTATAACAGTTGCCAGATTATTTTATTAGGTGGCTATTATCAACCTAATTCAGAAGTTACGGTGGGTCCATTATTGAAAGAGATGGTTTCTTTATTTCATGTCAATCATGTCTTTGTAGGGATAGATGGATTCAACTCAAATCTTGGTTTTATGGGCAAAGACATGATGCGTTCAGAAGGAGTTCGTTACATGGCAGAGATTGCTGAGGAAGTAGTTGTTCTGACTGACTCGAGTAAGTTTACTAAAAATAGTTTAGTACACCATTTATCGTTATCAGATGTTGACCGAGTCATTACAGATCGTGGACTTAACAAGCAAACACGGGACTTATTAAGTGCTAGTGGCCTAATTCTTGATTTTGTTTCTTAGAGAATGGGTGAACAGATGAAAGAAGAACGTAGACGGCTTCTTGCCAAGGTGGCTTACTTGCATTATGTTCAAGGAAAAAGCCAAACCTTGATTTCAAAGGAAATGAATATCTACCGAACAACGGTTTGTCGGATGTTAGCAAAAGCTAAGGAAGAAGGCATTGTTCGGATCGAAATTGCCGATTATGATGCCGATTTATTTGCTTTAGAAGAATACGTGCGAAAGCAGTATGGTTTGGAAAAATTAGACCTTGTTCCAAATCAGGTTGAAGATACCCCAGCGGATACCTTGACAAATGTTTCGAAAACAGCAGCAGAGGTTGTGCGACATACGGTTAAGGATGGCGATAAGATTGGTCTGTCCTGGGGAGCGACCCTGTCGAGTGTGATTGACGGGTTGGACCCTAAAGCCATGAAGGACATTCTTATTTATCCCTTAGCAGGCGGACCGAGCCACATCAACGCAAAATATCATGTGAATACCCTTATTTACCGTTTGGCCCGCATTTTTCATGGGAATAGTGCCTTTATCAATGCAATGGTGATTCAAGAAGATAAACAATTGACCAAGGGCATTATCCAGTCTAAATATTTTGAGAGTATTTTGGCGAGTTGGGACCAGTTGGACCTTGCTTTGGTTGGCATTGGAGGAGAGCCCAACAGCCGTGAGGAAAGTCAGTGGCGTGACTTGTTAACTGATGCAGATTATGCACAACTCAAACAGGAAGAAGCTGTTGGAGAAGTTTGCTGCCGCTTTTTTGATCAAGCAGGTCATCCTGTTTACAAAGATTTACAAGATCGGACGATAGGTATCTCGCTAGAACAATTAGGTCGAGTGCCAAAGACCATTGCCGTTGCGACAGGTAAATATAAGGCAAAGGCCATTTTAGCCGCTTTAAAGGCGGGAGTGATTAACTATCTGGTGACGGATAAAGAGACCATGCTAGCTGTTTTAGCGTTAGATGAAAATATTGACCTTAATAACGTTCTTCTTTAATCAAAATTCAAAGATACTATGATATTTATAGAGGCCCGATACCAAACGGTTAGGGCTTTTTTGTTGATTCATTTACTGATAAAACAGAGATTGCTCAACTGTGCAATAAATACATTAGCACAAAAGTGCATTAATCAAAATATAGCACAAAATATATTGACCCTAGAAACAAACGTGATAAAATGAAGCTATCAACGAAAAGAAAACGATTACAAACGTAATTGAATCGTTTTCGTAACAAAGTGATAGCATTTGATTAAGAGGAGAAGGAGTTATTTATGGAACTGATTGTACCAGACCAAATCATTATGGGGTTAATTTTAAATGCTGGCGATGCTAAGCAGCATATTTACCAGGCCTTGAAATGCGCCAAGGCTGAAGA
Coding sequences within it:
- a CDS encoding adenylosuccinate synthase, whose amino-acid sequence is MTSVVVVGTQWGDEGKGKITDFLSADAEVIARYQGGDNAGHTIVIDGKKFKLHLIPSGIFFPEKVSVIGNGVVVNPKSLVKELAYLHEEGVTTHNLRISDRAHVILPYHIKLDQLQEDAKGDNKIGTTIKGIGPAYMDKAARVGIRIADLLDKEIFAERLSINLAEKNRLFEKMYDSAVLDFDDIFEEYYAYGQEIKKYVTDTSVILNDALDAGKRVLFEGAQGVMLDIDQGTYPFVTSSNPVAGGVTIGSGVGPSKINKVVGVCKAYTSRVGDGPFPTELFDEVGERIREVGHEYGTTTGRPRRVGWFDSVVMRHSRRVSGITNLSLNSIDVLSGLDTVKICVAYDLDGERIDHYPASLEQLKRCKPIYEELPGWQEDITGVRSLDDLPENARNYVRRVGELVGVRISTFSVGPGREQTNILESVWASI
- a CDS encoding sugar-binding transcriptional regulator, coding for MKEERRRLLAKVAYLHYVQGKSQTLISKEMNIYRTTVCRMLAKAKEEGIVRIEIADYDADLFALEEYVRKQYGLEKLDLVPNQVEDTPADTLTNVSKTAAEVVRHTVKDGDKIGLSWGATLSSVIDGLDPKAMKDILIYPLAGGPSHINAKYHVNTLIYRLARIFHGNSAFINAMVIQEDKQLTKGIIQSKYFESILASWDQLDLALVGIGGEPNSREESQWRDLLTDADYAQLKQEEAVGEVCCRFFDQAGHPVYKDLQDRTIGISLEQLGRVPKTIAVATGKYKAKAILAALKAGVINYLVTDKETMLAVLALDENIDLNNVLL
- a CDS encoding toxic anion resistance protein, with translation MSEFNFDIDAIADKAISKSDKTTEIITEQSNDDEKNISFFEKLSSEQQTAIINKVPTLVDSFMVNQNSLLDFGQSAVEDVNTTVHHILKEQKKLQIPQVDDLLKNTNQELNGFVKKYKDIGPAELDKKPNLIQKIFKQGKNTLQEFYFDAQSIEQKMDNMAADVVKQENILARNIVSAELLIEDNTKSIENLVGVIAFVEASQQEATKRAQALQTELAALDNATPEHQRKTDLLARTTEVINTLEQQHTEYLSRLFVAWATTPQMRNLVKVSSDMRQKLGMLRRNTIPTMKLSIAQIGMMQQSIKSGVTADAIINANNAALQMLAETSKEAIPALERSVQNPTMSITSVTTLVESLVAQNNGIISAIEQGRKKRAQLENVIVKSAETINDSIKLRDQQIVKALLNESKEMQKIVENTTSD
- a CDS encoding DeoR/GlpR family DNA-binding transcription regulator, with amino-acid sequence MNRLEQIIQLVSQKKKIDVNSLSEQLKVSKVTIRKDLDKLESKGLLRREHGYAVLNSGDDLNVRLSYNYNIKRRIAEKAAELVQDNDTVMIESGSTCALLAEVLCQTKRNIKIITNSCFIANYIRQYNSCQIILLGGYYQPNSEVTVGPLLKEMVSLFHVNHVFVGIDGFNSNLGFMGKDMMRSEGVRYMAEIAEEVVVLTDSSKFTKNSLVHHLSLSDVDRVITDRGLNKQTRDLLSASGLILDFVS
- a CDS encoding BMP family lipoprotein — its product is MNKKVMSLGLVSTALLTLGACGNRSAQKEVDHSLKIAMITNQTGIDDKSFNQSAWEGLQSWGKENKLDKGKGYDYFQSANESEFTTNLDSAVSSGYNLIFGIGFPLHDAVVKAATDNPESQFAIVDDVIEGKKNVASITFSDHEAAYLAGVAAAKTTKTKQVGFVGGMEGVVVKRFEKGFEAGVKSVDDTIKVRVSYAGSFADAAKGKTIAAAQYAEGADVIYQAAGGTGAGVFNEAKSLNEKRDEADKVWVIGVDRDQSEDGKYTSKDGKSSNFVLTSSIKEVGQALAKVATKTAKGKFPGGQVTTFGLKEAGVTLTTDALSDETKAAVEAAKKAIIEGTVTVPEK
- a CDS encoding glycyl-radical enzyme activating protein yields the protein MTDRGIVFNIQHFSIHDGPGIRTTVFLKGCPLRCPWCANPESQQKAPEEMLTSDSLRTEIVGQEKTVDEVLEEVLKDIDFYEESGGGMTLSGGEIFAQFDFALALLKAAKAAGLHTAIETTAFAKHDQFVTLIDYVDFIYTDLKHYDQLRHRKVTGVRNDLIIKNINYAFQAGKEIVLRIPVIPQFNDSLDDARAFSELFNQLDIDQVQLLPFHQFGENKYKLLGREYEMAEVKVYHPEDLEDYQAVFLNHNIHCYF